In one Lolium rigidum isolate FL_2022 chromosome 3, APGP_CSIRO_Lrig_0.1, whole genome shotgun sequence genomic region, the following are encoded:
- the LOC124699815 gene encoding serpin-Z2B-like, giving the protein MATTLATDVRLSIAHQTRFGLRLASAISSNPEYAAVNAAYSPLSLHVGLSLLAAGAGGATREQLVATLWTGEVGEEAEGLHALAEQVVQLVLADASCVGGPRVAFANGVFVDTSLALKPSFQELAVGRYKANVQSTNFQTKPAEAARQVNSWVEKVTSGLIKDILPEGSVDNATKLVLGNALYFKGAWPEKFDPSKTKDDVFHLLDGSSVQTPFMSTTNKQFISSTGNLKILKLPYQQGGDSRQFSMYILLPEARDGLWSLVNRLNTEPELIENHIPSVKVEVGQFKLPKFKISFGFEASKFLQCLGLQLPFSRGADLSEMVYSPVVQNLHISSIHHKSFVEVNEEGTEAAAATTIEMVPQSMPLTTDFVADHPFLFLIREDNTGVVLFVGHVVNPLPSL; this is encoded by the exons ATGGCAACCACCCTAGCCACCGACGTCCGCCTCTCGATCGCGCACCAGACCCGCTTTGGCCTCCGCCTTGCCTCCGCCATCTCCTCCAACCCAGAGTATGCAGCCGTTAACGCCGCCTactctccactctccctccacgttGGGCTCAGCCTCCTCGCCGCCGGTGCGGGGGGCGCCACCCGTGAGCAGCTTGTCGCCACTCTCTGGACAGGGGAGGtaggcgaggaggcggagggcctCCATGCCCTTGCTGAGCAGGTGGTGCAGCTTGTGCTCGCCGACGCGTCCTGCGTCGGCGGCCCACGTGTTGCCTTCGCCAATGGTGTCTTTGTCGACACGTCACTCGCTCTGAAACCTTCCTTCCAGGAGCTCGCTGTTGGCAGGTACAAGGCAAACGTGCAGTCCACCAACTTTCAAACTAAG CCTGCTGAAGCTGCTCGTCAAGTTAACTCATGGGTAGAGAAAGTCACATCAGGTCTCATCAAAGATATCCTCCCTGAAGGGTCTGTTGACAATGCAACTAAACTGGTTCTTGGTAATGCCCTTTATTTCAAAGGAGCTTGGCCTGAGAAGTTTGACCCATCTAAGACAAAGGACGATGTGTTCCACCTTCTTGATGGGAGCTCAGTTCAAACACCATTCATGTCCACCACAAATAAGCAATTCATTTCATCTACTGGAAACTTGAAGATACTTAAGCTTCCGTACCAGCAAGGTGGGGACAGCAGGCAATTTTCCATGTACATTCTTCTTCCAGAAGCACGTGACGGTCTTTGGAGCCTGGTTAATCGGTTGAACACCGAACCAGAGTTAATAGAGAACCATATCCCATCAGTGAAGGTTGAAGTCGGGCAGTTCAAGCTCCCTAAGTTCAAGATATCATTTGGATTTGAAGCATCCAAATTTCTCCAATGTTTGGGTCTTCAACTGCCATTCAGCCGAGGAGCAGATCTTTCAGAGATGGTGTATTCTCCAGTGGTACAAAACCTGCACATCTCATCTATTCACCACAAATCATTTGTCGAAGTAAACGAAGAAGGAACTGAGGCTGCCGCGGCAACTACCATAGAGATGGTGCCTCAGTCAATGCCCTTGACGACAGATTTTGTTGCTGATCATCCTTTCCTCTTCCTTATCCGCGAAGACAACACCGGTGTGGTGTTGTTCGTTGGTCATGTGGTCAACCCCCTCCCGTCTTTATAA